One Mugil cephalus isolate CIBA_MC_2020 chromosome 10, CIBA_Mcephalus_1.1, whole genome shotgun sequence genomic window carries:
- the nudt7 gene encoding peroxisomal coenzyme A diphosphatase NUDT7 produces MDIKEEAIAALKLSDHRIMMSYPPVPDRASVLVPLMVKDGELHTLMTQRSKKLRKSASAVCFPGGKRDPTDREDVDTALREAQEEIGLPPADVKVVSMLAPLWSEQSKLLVRPVVGFIEDSFCPSPNPDEVSAVFTVPLRFFTSSQHHTAMSSGQWKGKVHSFYFEDPDSGRQYHIWGLTAFIAVHVASIALGKKPEFDFDLNFDHPIKLHQNWMEMNRKVNTVSKL; encoded by the exons ATGGACATAAAGGAGGAGGCGATAGCTGCTTTAAAGCTGTCGGACCATAGAATCATGATGTCCTATCCACCGGTGCCGGACAGAGCCTCTGTCCTGGTCCCATTGATGGTGAAGGATGGGGAGCTGCACACCTTAATGACCCAACGTTCCAAAAAG CTAAGGAAGAGTGCTAGTGCTGTGTGTTTCCCAGGTGGGAAGAGGGACCCCACTGATCGAGAAGATGTGGACACAGCCCTGAGAGAAGCACAGGAAGAGATCGGTCTGCCACCCGCTGACGTTAAGGTGGTCTCTATGCTGGCCCCGCTGTGGAGTGAG CAAAGTAAACTCTTGGTGAGGCCGGTCGTTGGCTTCATAGAGGACTCATTCTGTCCCAGCCCGAACCCGGACGAGGTCAGCGCCGTGTTCACGGTCCCCCTGCGGTTCTTCACCAGCAGCCAGCACCACACTGCCATGTCCTCCGGTCAGTGGAAGGGGAAGGTGCACTCCTTTTATTTTGAGGACCCCGATTCAGGAAGGCAGTATCACATATGGGGGCTGACCGCCTTCATAGCCGTGCACGTCGCCAGCATCGCTCTCGGGAAAAAACCCGAGTTTGACTTTGATCTCAACTTCGACCATCCGATAAAGCTCCATCAGAACTGGATGGAAATGAATAGAAAAGTTAATACAGTAAGTAAACTGTAA